GTCCGCCCTCGCAGCTTCGATTGAGGCGCTTGTCGCGGAAGCGGGGTTCTTCGAAGACTCTCAGTCGAGCGCTTTCTCAGGCCCTTCACGCTCcacggcctccgccgcgtccccgTCTACCATTCTCGCTTCTTCCAGcctttctgctgcgtctgcggcggtgctgttacctgccgcgcgcgtctcgccccccttctcctcggctTCTGTGTCGAGTGCGCTCTCTGGAAGTACACCGGAGACCGACGCACGTTCGTGCCAGTCAAGTTCGTGTGCAGAGAGGCCTTCCTtggagcgccttcgcggccccGCGTGGGCGTCGCTCTTGTCAGCGGACGCGCACCAGGGGGAGGACGAAAACGCGTCTGAAGGCGCCGAAAAGGTCGCCTTCCCTGAAGCTGGGTGCTAcccgacgacgccgccgaaCTCGCCCTGCAGTCCTCTCGGCTCCGcgccccctcctctccctctgccgccgctttCGTCATctgcgctttcttctgctctTGCTTCtgccctctcctcttcttcctcttcgccggcagttttctcctcttgcacagacgcctcttctctcccggCGCCGCACGGGTGTCCGCTcacgtcctccgcgtctgcctgcacttcgccggcggccgcggcggcggcgaagagcgcatTGCGCGCCCTTGGCTCTTCAGAAGCGTCTGTCGATTCGCTGTTGTCCTGCCTCGCTGGGCTCGCCGCccacgcggcctcgctgtcccttccggcttcggcgcccgagggcgcgaagactcctcgtcttcctgcgAGCCAGCGGGGGgcaagaggcggcgggaCCGGAGGAGGACGGGGAGAGGAGCcttgcgcagcgccgcagacgcgctcggcggccgcgcggacAGCGTCTTCTGAGCGGCCGCCAGACGGAAAGGACGAATTCGCGGAGATGTCCGCGCTTCTCGAAGCTGCtttgcgcctcctcgaaggtaagcagaaaggcgagggagacgcgcacgcgaaggACGTACGCGAAGAGGAGCCTGGAAGGGGCGGAGCGGAAGGAACGGACGCGAAGAACACAGGCTGGAGGAAGTTCCTTTTCCCTTGGGAGCAAAAACCAGAGAGGCCcgccggagagaggcgcagagaggacagcgcggcgcatgcagcaggcaaggacgcggagaaaggagacCAGACAGAGCCCGGTGAAGACGACTGGCTGGCAGGACTCCTGggcggacgaggcgaagaaggcggcagcgcagatcTCCTGTTTCTCGCCATCGGCGAGCCCTTCTGGCTCTTGCTTCAAGTGTTCGAGCCTTGGCTCGAGCGCGAGGGAAGCAGactcgaggaagaagatcGCATGCGCTACGTGCGACAGATTCAGGTGTATCGACAGCTCGTGGCGCTGTGTGCACCACaggagagccgcgagaaAGATTCGCGGCAGTTAGGCGCTGAGCCGAAGGAAGAACGAGCGTCGcaggggagagaggcagaagacagcggagaggcgggctCTCACGTGCCAGATGGAGAGGCAAAGGAAGCAAATGGCGCCGGTTGCCATCGACCCCCACACGCCTCGACTGGTCAGGGCATGCTCCCGTtccccgcggcctcctcgtcctctgtgGTTCCTGTCGCGGCCGCTTCGAGCTCGCCAGtcccttccgcctcgcgggacactccgtcggcgtctgcgttttcgctcgcgtctgtcgcgcagtctctgccgctgctgggGAAGCTGGGTCACGTGCAAGTGCTGCTCAGCGAGCTCGACGCCtacggcgagccgccggaGGAGGTGATGGCGAGGCTGAGCCTCGGACCCGAACCGGAGCCAAAGAGCGAGGCCTCAGCGAAAGCGGCTCCAGAAGAGCCGCCTGCAAacggccctcgcggcgccgcgaagcttggacgcgcagacggagaggcgccgctggaTGCGGCCTCGCTCAAGCGCGAAACGCCGCGGAACACACAGAAGGATAGCTTTCGAAAACCTTctgaggagagggagaagctgGCGACAAACGGCCAGGGCTCAGCGAGCGATGTGGAAGGTGCGCCGCGAGAGTTGGTTTCACaaagccgctgcagagacgagggcgaggccgtcAAGGatgaaaaaaacgcgagaaaGGAGACCGAACCtgagcgccgagagaggacAGAGCAGAAACTCGCTcacgaggcggagagcaAGCAGGGCAACCCTCCCTCCGactcgtccgcctcctcggccgcgtctgcctcctcagcgtcgtcgtcgtgccgagcttcttcttcttcttcctcttcgtctctggcGTCAGCGTGTGCACCCCCTTCGGCCTCCGCTTCAGGAGCCGGGGTCTTTTCCTTCCCGccacaggcgcgcgagcgactgagctgcggagaggcgagccgcgcggccgcagaagccGACGGCACATCGCCGGAAGGCGAGGTCcgtcgaggcgcgagaggggaAGGGACAGaaggacagcgaagacgcgaggaTGACGTGGACAGAAAAGCGAAGAATGGAGACAAGGGAGtcgacgcagctgcgggcggcgaaggTGAAGAAGACAGCAAAATGATGGAGGAGTTTCTGGCCTTCGTGGAGGCCCTCGAcacccgcgccggcggggacgagggcgggggggactTGAAGCAACTTCTGGAGCAGCCGCTGACAAAGTTGTTGGCGGGAGCTTTGAACACTCAGGagcttctcgccttcctcgaaaGCGTtgagggcgaagcggcggactccgcagctgcggcagcagccgcggcagccgcgccgcagaaacgcgagacgcagcgtgCAGATACACGCACACAACGCTCACCGGTCGCGAGCGACTCCAAAGAACTCGAAGAAGGCTGTCGCCAGCAGTGACAGGCGACGCACTGAGGCGAATCTCCAAGCGGAGTCAGCCAACCTCGGTGCTGCCGGTGTGTcgcttcctttctctccccGGCCGCGTGTCGAGCGGCAGACTGCTTCTTCTAGCCACTCGCGGGCTGCTGCTTCTTTGGTccgccgcccttctctcgcttgtccgcgctccgcgccggtGTTCGGTTGTCTTCTTGTCGCCTGCTTGTCGTCTCGTCGACGTCCTTCTGTGGTTTTTGGCATCTGTCGGATGCGTTTTATTCTGCTGCGGTGGCGGCCTCTCTGTTCCAGCCCCATTGCCGCTCTCCGTTGTCTGCATCGGCTCACGCAGGGGATTTCGCGTCAGTCGGGAGGTAAAGCTGTCTCTGAAGGCTGAAgcaaggaggcgcggggaaATTTGGTTCTCGGCCTGTCCATTCCCCGGTTCAGGGGTATGCATATGCATTCTACTGTATGTCCACAGAAACTTGCATGTATAAATATAAAAGTGCATATGTATTGAGAGTAGCACGTGTGTGTTTACATGTCTAAATATCCGTGTGGACATGCATGAGAATATATGCACACATATATCAGGAGTTCCATATTTGTGCGCACACATGATATTTGCGCACATGTGTTTATCCTCGTAGTCGCGCTTATACAGCCAAAGCTGTCCTCTGCACACAAACGCTGAAAATCCGAGATCTACGCGACTCTGCAAATGCGGGCTGGTGTACGAATGCCTCTTCGTGGCTGCATCTGTCATTGTAAAATATGCATAAACATGAATGTATTCTAAAAAGACGACGGAGCTCGCACTTGCGACTAGCGTGTTGTCTGTCAGCGGCTCGGAGGGCGAGCAAGGCTGCAGCTTCAGCTTTGTTTTCTGACGAtgcagaaaacgcgagaCATGACACTTGCTTCCAACGAGAAGAATAGGACAtagaaaacgcagagagaacCTCCTTTTTGCCCCGCGGGATGCATGAGTCTAAGGTGGGTAGTTAGCGCTTTTCACCACCACCAGCACGCGTGAAGGGCACCGCCCGACACATCTCCCGCCCCTGCGCATTCCACCTGcctttctcgtctctcgcctccaaAGCATATTAACCTGATGGCTCGatatattcatatacatatgaaGTGTTCGATAtattgatatatatatgtaagcATACATAACTGCGCGTATGTGCGTGAAGCGTCTTCCCCCTGTAGGCCGGGCTGGCAAAGCTACAGTCCCCCGTATTCATGCATACAAGTTagaacgcagaggcgagcctgTGCGACTCCGACGCAGTTTAAACACCTTTGTGATCTACTTATGTATCGTACCTATCATCCTTAGCTACCGATAGCCCTACGAATGTGTCGATTGCTGCGTGCACACGCACATCGAAGGAATACGCATGCCGATGGCAGCATCGTGCGAAGGATCCGCAATGCTCGGAAGCACGGGAAAGTCTCTGGGCGCTATCCGCTAAGCAATTGAAGACGGATTGAGACACCGCCAGCGGGCGAGCCAAACAAGTTGAAGGCCGCTCGCGTGAAGATCGGTCGCTCCACGCTGTAGCTACACCCGAACGCAACctttgcatgcacgcgcaaGAACAAAGCTTAGCGAAAAAACTCGTTTCTGGTCCCTCCCTTTCGCGTTTTCCAAGCCCAAAGGCGATGGCGTTCCTTCCTTCCGTGGGAAACCGGTCAAGAACGACGCCGGCCGGAGAACAGCACTCCTGGACCCAACACGATGAACCAtgcccgcgcatgcaggcctgctttgccgcgcccgcgacaaGGACCGCCGAGACATGCTTTCCGCGCTAAAGAACAGCAAAAAGGCCCCGGATCGCCGAAGCAAAAAAGTGTGAATGGCGGAGACCACGGTGAGAAGGAGCCTGGTAGGATTTGTGTCGCTATACAATCGCTTGACGAGTCAGATGCacacgcgctgcgccagcccGAACAGAAACGTAGGCTAGTTGCTTCGATTCCGGCCATGTCTTGCCCCGACATGTCGTATGTCTCATCTCCGTCAGGTCCCCTCTTGAAAATGCAAGGATCTGCTCGCTTGGAATCCGCGTTCTGATCTGCTGCcgtccgctgtctctcctctgttCTGCAGCGGCGTCAGTCGCGTCCAGTTGATCTCAACttcgacgccgcggcagtcACTCACCGCTCCTTTTAGCGCTCGCGTCTGTCCTGTCAAACGTCTCCCTTTGCCTTTCCGCTGCGCACTTTCGCGTGTccctcgcccctccgcccTTCCTTCCCTCTGTCCCTTCCGCGCCCACCAGAGtgttcttcgtcgcctctgcgtcgtcttttctcttctttcctcttcatTCCTTCCCAGcgttctcctccgcctcaaAGTCCGTTCCTCCGGCGCCCGTGAGCGCcatggaggcgccgccccccctgctgcaggccgcgcctgcggttgactcgccggtcgcctctgcctgcgcgcccctcgtggcgccttcgcctgctgctgctgctgctgcgtcgggGGCTCCTCGTCGCATCCGGCGCTTGGATCCCGCAGTCGTGCAGCGaatcgcggcgggcgaggtggttctgcggccgtcgtcggcgctgAAGGAGCTCCTGGAGAActgcctcgacgcgcgcagctcctccatcTCCGTCACGGTGCACCAAGGCGGCTTCAAGACGCTCGCCGTCAGCGACGACGGCTCTGGGATCTTCCCCGAAGACCTGCCGAttctctgccggcgcttcACCACCAGCAAACTGCGTTCCCTCGCGGACCTACGTTCCATGCAGACCTTTGGattccgcggcgaggcgctcgcgagccTCTCCGTCGTTGGGCACGTCGACGTGCTcacccgcgtcgcctcgctgccgcacgGCTACCGCTGCGCCTACGACAAAGGAGAGTGCGTAACCCCCGCCCTGCccctctcgcaggccgctCCGCAGGCTGCTTCGCAGACCGGCTCGTTGGGCTGtcgggcggctgcggcgcaggcgcttccgGCGGGGgtggcggtcgcggcgcgcagtcGCGGCACGACGCTGCGGGTGTCGCAGCTTTTCCACGCGTTGCCTGAGCGGCGGAAGATGCTTGGCGGGCCTCAGGAGGAATATGCCAAGTGCCTCGAACTCTGCACGCGCTACGCGCTGGATAACCCGCATGTGAAGTTCACCTGCAAGCGACAAGACAAGACGCAGGCTGACCTCGCGACCGCCGGATGGCCTCGGCCCCCGGTCGAGGCTTTGCGCCAGGCTAagggcgcctctgcaggcgaaggcgggaagAACGAGAAGAAGGGGGAAAGTCaagcggagggaggagaggaggaagaagagcgtgcgctggacgaaggcgagctcGCGCATATGAAGCGCGAAAgccgcgcggctgggcgGGCGCTGGCGGTGATTGAGCGCGCCTTCGGATCCTCGGTGAGCAAGCACGTTGTCAAGGTAgacttctccttcgcgctgccgcaagccgcctggcgcttcgcgccgccgcaagctgcaggcgcagccgacgcagcgaacagccggcgcgagggcgcggcgaagcatGAGGGAGGCATCGAATCCGAAGCGGCGGATGGCGCGCCGGGGGACGCCgcaagcagcagcgaggcagaagaagacgccgcaagAGAGGCCGAGCCTGAAAAGCGCAATGTcgagagaaaaggcagaAAGGCATGCATCGTTAAGGTCTGGGGGTACGCCATCCGAATTTCCGCAGGCGTGAGGCCTCCAGGGACCTTCATTCTCTTCATCAACGACCGGCTGGTCGACTCGCCATCTCTCAAGTatgctgtctcttctttctgccGCTTCTCCACACCTGTgtgctccttctcgccgcgacTGTGTGCGCCCTCCTACTCTCCATGGGGTCTCCCAACGCTGCTGACGGGCTCACGCTTGTCGCTGTTTGTTTCTGTCGTCTGTTGAGCGTtggtttttttctctgcgcgtgtgcccttctccgcctgtgtctctgtgtcttCCCCTGCGTCGCTTCTCTGCACACGTGTCTCCTTCCCTTTTaccgctcttcttcgtgaGATCTGCCGCCGTCACGCGGGCGTCGAAGGGTCACTGGTTAGCTCGGCGGGCGCTCCGCTTCACCGGCTGCTGCCGTTTAATACCCTTGGCGGCTTCGTGAGCGTCATGAAGAGTTTGTGATGCATTCCTTGCATGTCTTGTCGTGTGTGGACTGGTGTCCGcgcctctgtgtctgcttcgcgctgcaGAAAGGGCGTGGAAAGCGTCTATCAGGAGCTCCTGCCGCGCGGTCTGAAGGCGTGGATCtacctgtctctctctctccctgcgtgGCTAGTCGACGTAAACGTTCACCCCACGAAgcagcgcgtgcagctgctCTACGAGGACTTCATCGTTGCCCGCATCTGCACCCATTTTCGCGTAAGCCTTTCCCTCACTCATGCCGCGCTCAGTCGTTTGCTCGCATCGCTTGGCACCCTTAGCGGCGCTCCATTTCTTTctaactatatatatattctcATATGTATATCTAGATACGGTATGGAACCGCGTGTTGCTCCGTCGTCTTATATCCTCCTGCCTGCCGGGAGAGttcagctgcgcgacgcgcatgcgtggcGACGCAAGGCCTTCGGTACTTCCTTCTCATGTGCGCGCCCTGCTGCGGAGACTCACGCCTCTTTTGGTAAATTCATATCCCCGTGGCACGCTGAAGGAGTCGTGCTTCTGAGCCGATTGCGGCTCTCGCCTGTGTGTGAGGCTGAGTTGCATTCTGTAACGACCTAACAGAtggtttctctctcttcgcatGTTGACGGTTTTTCTGCGTGCCTTCAGGACATGCTGGGATCTCAGACGTCTCTGCAGACCTTCGACGTGACGCAGCGGTGCTTGTCGATTAAGGAGCaatctctcctctctgcggcctcgtcgtcttcttcctcgtcctcgtcggcgtcctctctctccattTCGGGACTttcgcagcggctgctcGTTTTGCCATGGACGTCGCCAGACAGCGATgcgctttcctcctcctcctcctcctcctcttgtCTCTCgacgtcctcttcgtcctcttgtTGTTCTCATTATTCTTCTcactcgtcttcttctttctcttcttgctGTGCGTCGTCTGGCTGTTCGCTTCCGAAGTACGGAGGCGCTccggcgcagggcgagggcgaaggcgaggcgcccgcagcgactGCTGAcgggggcgcggagacgcggagtgCGCAGGTGCTAGCCAAGCCTGAAGTCGGCGTCAgcccttcctcttcgcgtcctccCCTGCCGTCACAGagctcgtctgcggccgcgaagaaACCTGCACTGAAGccgacgcgcgtgcgcaccGACTTCCGCCAGACGAGCCTGGAGTCGTTCATCGCCACGGGACGCTCCACGTCCATTCAGCCAAAGgccctctcttcttccgctgcgtctgcggcctctctgtcttcttcgtcgctctcttcgtctgcgacaGCGCGTGAGGCGCTGGCTGAGGGCGGCGTTgaggagagcgccgctgctgccgcgacggagggcgaggtccgcgacgaggccacgccttcgtcttcctcttcttcgtcttcctcttcttcgtcttcttctgcgtcttccgcttctttgTGCAGCCGTTTGACGAGGTCAGGCACTTCGTTTTTTCAATCGCGTCCCGCCCTGGATCAGGTTGTTCTGCGCGCGTTCCCCAGCGACGCCTTCATGCTCTCTTCTGTTcaggcgctgcttcgcgcgagtcagcgccgcggcgaggcgcctgggccgccggcggacgcgcggcagagagcgaaTTCGGGGCGCTCTGAAAacgcgagacacgcgcgcacaggctgcggcgcctggatGCCGCAGACCTCTCTTGTCGGACCTGTCAGCGACACACACGCCCTCCTTCAGCACAAGGAACTTCTCCTCTTGGTTGACCTCCAGCGCGTGATGAGCGGTAAGTGCAGTCTGGGCGGTGGGCAGCCCAGCGACGCGAAACGGCGGCGGgggaagaagccgcggggCGAGCAGACACTCAGGtgaagagagacgcagccgcctccacgGAACGGGAAACTCTGCGAAGGGATTcgtagtccacgctcaatcttaccacACGTATACTTTTGTGGTCTCAGGTTGGTTTACCTAGTCAGAGTTTGTCCGGGAAGTAGGCGCCTAAAGTATATAACTGATAGCCTCAACTTCGATGCGCAAATGCGTAATGAATTCTTGTATACTTTGTACCTACTCAACGCCTCAGTTTAAGTCAAGGAGTTTTAAAATGCAAGCCACGCTAcaacgcagagacgagcgagCGCGATAGAGGCAGGGCAGGCAGCTTCGCGTCGTTTCATCtgagccgcgctcgcctgtctcGGGCTGTCGGGCCTTTGAGAGACTCGCAGAAAACGAGACTGCGCAATTTGACACACTTTTTGAGATAGATTATCTTCGAATACGAGAATCCGACGG
This DNA window, taken from Besnoitia besnoiti strain Bb-Ger1 chromosome III, whole genome shotgun sequence, encodes the following:
- a CDS encoding hypothetical protein (encoded by transcript BESB_049400), whose product is MSSSAAFAPSSFAQPARSAQGLVGEKENAFEGWCSLDDLIADTLADFDQAFSFSSVVSASLRRPPATSDPGSLDSKPEPPQRAPPPPPVPPSTRTRQTPSAAQDSEERHAPRAGALSFSAVSAASSTAKVSQVLRDREETNARLRRDTGVAPAADAVEGGRGAEGRGNGAAALAEASSRAAKHPCDFEDANTPATPSFLPLSSALAASIEALVAEAGFFEDSQSSAFSGPSRSTASAASPSTILASSSLSAASAAVLLPAARVSPPFSSASVSSALSGSTPETDARSCQSSSCAERPSLERLRGPAWASLLSADAHQGEDENASEGAEKVAFPEAGCYPTTPPNSPCSPLGSAPPPLPLPPLSSSALSSALASALSSSSSSPAVFSSCTDASSLPAPHGCPLTSSASACTSPAAAAAAKSALRALGSSEASVDSLLSCLAGLAAHAASLSLPASAPEGAKTPRLPASQRGARGGGTGGGRGEEPCAAPQTRSAAARTASSERPPDGKDEFAEMSALLEAALRLLEGKQKGEGDAHAKDVREEEPGRGGAEGTDAKNTGWRKFLFPWEQKPERPAGERRREDSAAHAAGKDAEKGDQTEPGEDDWLAGLLGGRGEEGGSADLLFLAIGEPFWLLLQVFEPWLEREGSRLEEEDRMRYVRQIQVYRQLVALCAPQESREKDSRQLGAEPKEERASQGREAEDSGEAGSHVPDGEAKEANGAGCHRPPHASTGQGMLPFPAASSSSVVPVAAASSSPVPSASRDTPSASAFSLASVAQSLPLLGKLGHVQVLLSELDAYGEPPEEVMARLSLGPEPEPKSEASAKAAPEEPPANGPRGAAKLGRADGEAPLDAASLKRETPRNTQKDSFRKPSEEREKLATNGQGSASDVEGAPRELVSQSRCRDEGEAVKDEKNARKETEPERRERTEQKLAHEAESKQGNPPSDSSASSAASASSASSSCRASSSSSSSSLASACAPPSASASGAGVFSFPPQARERLSCGEASRAAAEADGTSPEGEVRRGARGEGTEGQRRREDDVDRKAKNGDKGVDAAAGGEGEEDSKMMEEFLAFVEALDTRAGGDEGGGDLKQLLEQPLTKLLAGALNTQELLAFLESVEGEAADSAAAAAAAAAAPQKRETQRADTRTQRSPVASDSKELEEGCRQQ
- a CDS encoding hypothetical protein (encoded by transcript BESB_049410), whose protein sequence is MEAPPPLLQAAPAVDSPVASACAPLVAPSPAAAAAASGAPRRIRRLDPAVVQRIAAGEVVLRPSSALKELLENCLDARSSSISVTVHQGGFKTLAVSDDGSGIFPEDLPILCRRFTTSKLRSLADLRSMQTFGFRGEALASLSVVGHVDVLTRVASLPHGYRCAYDKGECVTPALPLSQAAPQAASQTGSLGCRAAAAQALPAGVAVAARSRGTTLRVSQLFHALPERRKMLGGPQEEYAKCLELCTRYALDNPHVKFTCKRQDKTQADLATAGWPRPPVEALRQAKGASAGEGGKNEKKGESQAEGGEEEEERALDEGELAHMKRESRAAGRALAVIERAFGSSVSKHVVKVDFSFALPQAAWRFAPPQAAGAADAANSRREGAAKHEGGIESEAADGAPGDAASSSEAEEDAAREAEPEKRNVERKGRKACIVKVWGYAIRISAGVRPPGTFILFINDRLVDSPSLKKGVESVYQELLPRGLKAWIYLSLSLPAWLVDVNVHPTKQRVQLLYEDFIVARICTHFRDMLGSQTSLQTFDVTQRCLSIKEQSLLSAASSSSSSSSSASSLSISGLSQRLLVLPWTSPDSDALSSSSSSSSCLSTSSSSSCCSHYSSHSSSSFSSCCASSGCSLPKYGGAPAQGEGEGEAPAATADGGAETRSAQVLAKPEVGVSPSSSRPPLPSQSSSAAAKKPALKPTRVRTDFRQTSLESFIATGRSTSIQPKALSSSAASAASLSSSSLSSSATAREALAEGGVEESAAAAATEGEVRDEATPSSSSSSSSSSSSSSASSASLCSRLTRSGTSFFQSRPALDQVVLRAFPSDAFMLSSVQALLRASQRRGEAPGPPADARQRANSGRSENARHARTGCGAWMPQTSLVGPVSDTHALLQHKELLLLVDLQRVMSEFLFQSILLRLGRLPPLLLSPALDVEKVLRAALRRREKMRSAIEGARAGEDQAAAASSASASAARSPSESEKETVDRAFARLHRHRLLLCDYFSVGIVAEPPDDDREEKTKRRKTGDAPQSASELEPDAKTRWYLKTMPLACGSYFPFQHLPELLLQLALDVDWSEEASCLRDAARALARFFSSVPPPSSSASSSSSSSALAVRAEVRDAFASHFVPALRGYWKCAVPRKFFEDGTVRVVASLPALYRVFERC